The Bubalus bubalis isolate 160015118507 breed Murrah chromosome 18, NDDB_SH_1, whole genome shotgun sequence genome contains a region encoding:
- the C18H19orf47 gene encoding uncharacterized protein C19orf47 homolog isoform X2, whose translation MVSVTMATSEWIQFFKEAGIPPGPAVNYAVMFVDNRIQKSMLLDLNKEIMNELGVTVVGDIIAILKHAKVVHRQDMCKAATESVPCSPSPLPSEIRRGASSAASRMITNSLNRDSPPGTPPRRPDTSTSKISVTVSNKMAAKSAKAAALARREEESLSVPTKRRRVTAEMEGKYIINMPKGTTPRTRKILEQQQAAKGLHRTSVFDRLGAETKADTTTGNKPTGVFSRLGATPETDEDLAWDSDNDSSSSSVLQYAGVLKKLGRAPAKASPQPALTVKAKATSSAPTAPAPTLRRLALSSRPASEKKPEALSKVSIIQRLGKPALVPEAQDSQVTSTKSPTVRCVLPDPPAPPASQRRPRRRWRRASRDC comes from the exons ATGGTCTCGGTGACTATGG CCACTTCCGAGTGGATCCAGTTCTTTAAGGAAGCTGGCATTCCTCCAGGACCTGCTGTCAATTACGCCGTGATGTTTGTGGATAATAG AATCCAGAAGAGCATGCTGCTGGACCTCAACAAGGAGATCATGAACGAGCTGGGCGTGACCGTGGTGGGCGACATCATTGCCATCCTCAAGCATGCCAAGGTGGTACACCGCCAG GATATGTGCAAAGCTGCCACTGAGTCGGTGCCCTGcagccccagccccctcccaagCGAGATTCGTCGAGGTGCCTCTAGCG CCGCCTCCCGAATGATCACCAACAGCCTGAACCGAGACTCCCCACCCGGCACCCCCCCGAGGCGGCCAGACACCAGCACCTCCAAGATCTCTGTCACCGTGTCCAACAAGATGGCAGCAAAGAGTGCCAAGGCTGCCG CCCTGGCCCGCCGAGAGGAGGAGAGCCTGAGTGTTCCCACCAAGCGGCGCCGGGTCACCGCCGAGATGGAGGGGAAGTACATTATCAACATGCCCAAAGGCACCACCCCCCGGACCCGGAAGATCctggagcagcagcaggcagcaAAAG gtCTCCACAGGACATCTGTGTTTGACCGCCTCGGCGCTGAGACCAAGGCAGACACCACAACGGGGAATAAA CCCACCGGAGTCTTCAGCCGCCTGGGGGCCACGCCCGAGACAGACGAGGATCTGGCTTGGGACAGCGACaacgacagcagcagcagctctgtccTGCAGTACGCCGGGGTCCTGAAGAAGCTGGGCCGCGCCCCGGCTAAGGCCAGCCCGCAGCCTGCACTGACTGTCAAGGCCAAGGCGACGAGCTCGGCGCCGACCGCTCCCGCCCCCACGCTGCGGCGCCTGGCCCTCTCTTCGCGCCCAGCGTCCGAGAAGAAGCCAGAGGCCCTGTCCAAAGTCAGCATCATCCAGAGACTGGGCAAGCCTGCCCTCGTGCCCGAGGCCCAGGACAGCCAGGTCACCAGCACCAAGA GCCCGACTGTCCGCTGCGTCCTGCCTGACCCTCCTGCACCTCCGGCCTCCCAGCGGCGCCCTCGTCGGCGGTGGCGTCGAGCCAGTAGAGACTGTTAG
- the C18H19orf47 gene encoding uncharacterized protein C19orf47 homolog isoform X1, which produces MVSVTMATSEWIQFFKEAGIPPGPAVNYAVMFVDNRIQKSMLLDLNKEIMNELGVTVVGDIIAILKHAKVVHRQDMCKAATESVPCSPSPLPSEIRRGASSAASRMITNSLNRDSPPGTPPRRPDTSTSKISVTVSNKMAAKSAKAAALARREEESLSVPTKRRRVTAEMEGKYIINMPKGTTPRTRKILEQQQAAKGLHRTSVFDRLGAETKADTTTGNKPTGVFSRLGATPETDEDLAWDSDNDSSSSSVLQYAGVLKKLGRAPAKASPQPALTVKAKATSSAPTAPAPTLRRLALSSRPASEKKPEALSKVSIIQRLGKPALVPEAQDSQVTSTKSKSSAEVKVTIKRTLVGPRGSSSSEGLGAQMDHAGTVSVFKRLGRRTF; this is translated from the exons ATGGTCTCGGTGACTATGG CCACTTCCGAGTGGATCCAGTTCTTTAAGGAAGCTGGCATTCCTCCAGGACCTGCTGTCAATTACGCCGTGATGTTTGTGGATAATAG AATCCAGAAGAGCATGCTGCTGGACCTCAACAAGGAGATCATGAACGAGCTGGGCGTGACCGTGGTGGGCGACATCATTGCCATCCTCAAGCATGCCAAGGTGGTACACCGCCAG GATATGTGCAAAGCTGCCACTGAGTCGGTGCCCTGcagccccagccccctcccaagCGAGATTCGTCGAGGTGCCTCTAGCG CCGCCTCCCGAATGATCACCAACAGCCTGAACCGAGACTCCCCACCCGGCACCCCCCCGAGGCGGCCAGACACCAGCACCTCCAAGATCTCTGTCACCGTGTCCAACAAGATGGCAGCAAAGAGTGCCAAGGCTGCCG CCCTGGCCCGCCGAGAGGAGGAGAGCCTGAGTGTTCCCACCAAGCGGCGCCGGGTCACCGCCGAGATGGAGGGGAAGTACATTATCAACATGCCCAAAGGCACCACCCCCCGGACCCGGAAGATCctggagcagcagcaggcagcaAAAG gtCTCCACAGGACATCTGTGTTTGACCGCCTCGGCGCTGAGACCAAGGCAGACACCACAACGGGGAATAAA CCCACCGGAGTCTTCAGCCGCCTGGGGGCCACGCCCGAGACAGACGAGGATCTGGCTTGGGACAGCGACaacgacagcagcagcagctctgtccTGCAGTACGCCGGGGTCCTGAAGAAGCTGGGCCGCGCCCCGGCTAAGGCCAGCCCGCAGCCTGCACTGACTGTCAAGGCCAAGGCGACGAGCTCGGCGCCGACCGCTCCCGCCCCCACGCTGCGGCGCCTGGCCCTCTCTTCGCGCCCAGCGTCCGAGAAGAAGCCAGAGGCCCTGTCCAAAGTCAGCATCATCCAGAGACTGGGCAAGCCTGCCCTCGTGCCCGAGGCCCAGGACAGCCAGGTCACCAGCACCAAGAGTAAGTCCTCAGCTGAGGTCAAGGTCACCATTAAGAGGACTCTGGTGGGGCCCCGGGGGAGCAGCTCCAGCGAGGGCCTGGGTGCCCAGATGGACCACGCGGGCACCGTGAGCGTATTCAAAAGACTGGGCCGGAGGACCTTCTAG